In Quercus robur chromosome 11, dhQueRobu3.1, whole genome shotgun sequence, the following proteins share a genomic window:
- the LOC126705053 gene encoding uncharacterized protein LOC126705053, giving the protein MSCLAWNCRGLGNLRTGRELVDIIRAKDPSVVFLAETLTDDARLELVQRNIDFDHRWVVPREGRSGGLALFWKSIVNLKVESSHRYFIDATIDKGTEGEWRLIGFYGEPETTRRWEAWDKLRQLNSHLGVPWLCLGDFNEITKQEEKVGGAIRPHNQMQLFRDVIDECSFMDLGYVGLNFTCSKHFANGNSIWERLDRGLATNGWFLKFPGSKVYHLQCDSSDHRLLLVVFAPLDLPQRKRPFRFEEMWLSNSGYGETVQAA; this is encoded by the coding sequence ATGAGTTGCCTAGCATGGAACTGTCGTGGACTTGGGAACCTACGTACAGGAAGAGAGCTCGTTGATATCATacgggcaaaagatccctctgtcGTTTTTTTAGCCGAAACTCTGACAGACGATGCAAGGCTAGAACTAGTTCAACGAAACATTGATTTTGACCATAGATGGGTGGTACCaagagaaggcagaagcgggGGATTGGCTTTATTTTGGAAGTCAATAGTGAATTTGAAGGTTGAAAGTTCACATAGGTATTTCATTGATGCAACCATTGATAAGGGTACGGAGGGAGAATGGAGACTGATTGGGTTTTATGGTGAACCAGAGACTACTAGAAGATGGGAAGCATGGGATAAACTTCGACAACTAAATTCACATCTGGGAGTTCCATGGCTGTGTCTGGGTGATTTCAATGAGATCACAAAACAAGAGGAAAAAGTAGGTGGAGCCATTAGGCCGCACAATCAGATGCAACTATTCCGTGATGTGATTGATGAATGCAGTTTCATGGATCTAGGTTATGTGGGGCTGAATTTTACTTGTAGTAAGCACTTTGCTAATGGTAATTCAATTTGGGAAAGGCTTGATAGGGGTCTAGCTACAAATGGGTGGTTCTTAAAATTTCCAGGTTCGAAGGTCTATCACTTACAGTGTGATTCTTCGGATCATAGACTGCTACTTGTTGTCTTTGCTCCATTAGATCTGCCTCAACGAAAGAGACCCTTCAGATTCGAAGAAATGTGGTTATCAAACTCAGGCTATGGGGAAACAGTGCAAGCCGCTTAG